The Macadamia integrifolia cultivar HAES 741 chromosome 3, SCU_Mint_v3, whole genome shotgun sequence genome segment ATGACTCTGTAATTCAACATGCAAGACTGATTTATAAACCTTATAGTTCCTGTGGGTAGTGGATTTCTATGGCTATGGACCACtaaaattcaataaattttGGAAGTCCATAACTAAAGAACTATATTTTTCGCTTacaatcaattcaaaattttaatcacTAATAGGGCAGTCTATTATTAAACTTAGCAGTTGTGGTTATAGATGACTCAATGGATGAATTCAAATAGCAATCACAGAAGCAAAGAAGGAGCTTATTTTGTTAATTAGCATGCTTGAATACTTGTTCAGTTTAAATGCTAATGGTTAAACGTGGCTGCTTATTTTCGTCTTGCAGTGTACTAAGGTCGCAGTTGCTCCCTGAAAATGCATCCTCCTTTGACATTACACAGGCACCCAATGTGTGCTGAAGTAAGTTTAGCTTCTTGGTTTCTCTCATGACATTAGActaaattcatttttttgttttacaatATGTTAGTATTTACTATTGATTTTCTTGTGACTTGGGATTCAAATTTCTGAATGCTTTTCCCTATATTTCTAAACGCAGAAGGATCTGTTAATTGTTTTAATGATCCTATCTGATTGTTGAGACATTGTTCTCACAAATCTAATGATTAAAAGTGAAGGGATTCATTTACCATTGGTTGTTTCTGTGTTTCCCTTTTGTAGATTATTGAACTGTTCCAAAAGTGTCATGTTGACCATCCTGTTGGAAAATTCTTTGGAGAGTGTACAGACCTGAAAATTAAGCTCGACCGTTGTTTCAGGGAAGAAGTGAGTTCTATTGTTTATATGCAAGTCTTTCATATAAGGTTTTTCCCCCCTCTGCCTGTCACCTTTGAAAAGCACATAGATTTGAGGAGGGGGACAGTTATTGCATTAAACAGTCTTCCTCTCCATTTTTGCCCTTCACTGTTTATTTGACATCTATTAAATGAGTTTTGGTAAACAAGGGGCCAAAATAGTAAGAATTTGGGATAGCTCAAAATGGAAAGGAAGACTGCAGAACAGGGGAATATTTGTTTAGTTACTGCTTCTTATAGCTCCTTCTTAGGGTTTAAAGGTTGGATGTTCATTTCTTTCACAGAAAGCcttaaagagaaaggagaaCTTTGAGCAGAGTAAGAAGCTGAAGGAGAGGCTACAAGCTCACAGGAGGCAAACTGCCGAGTAAAGTCAAGAATAAGTACTACATTTGTGTACTATGATAATCAGTGACTAGTTCAAAACTGTGAGTATTGTTTTATGTACATTTATTCAAACATCAAAAGTCACATTGATTAATAAGGTTGAAGGAAATCAATTCAGGAGAACAGGGGAATATCTAAGTCAAGTTTTGGCCATCTTATGCTTTCTCGATCTTGATATTATGAAATATGAAGACAAATTTCTCTTTGATAAACCAAGATAAGCAAGACTCCTCTCCAATTTCGCCCAACTCTTGTCCAATTCTCACAATGTGCGCGACACTTGtgcattttcaaaatccaattgTTGTTGAAATTTGAGGCATTTGACGGGTTAAAATGGGTTTGAATTCCAAAAAACTTTCACAacccttttgattttgaaaatgtgtAAGTATCACACGTACAGGAAGAATTGAGCAAGAATTGGAAGGACAATCCATCAAGCTTAAACTAGATaaatgaatgtaaaatgaaaatGCAATTGGAAAGACAATCCATCAAGCTTAAACAATGGGTAAagtgtgctttttttttctttcttctcctgaTTGGAGGTAAAGTAGGCTTATTAAATAAGACATAGCTACTCCATGAGCATGTGACCGAGATTGGACTGATAATAACCTGACGAGAAACCTAAAACCCAAGAAAACCAGAATTTCCCCATTGATTTATTACACATACATGTAAAATTGAACCAGACCGGACCAGCCAAACCCTTCCCTGATCACAAAAACCAGATAAGAAACCAATTGAATCAAAACTTCTTTCATGGTTTGGTCTCGGGCTAGCCAATATCAAACTGAAACCATAATTGCTATAATTGAATCTTAACAGTTGCGTCTCCAAGGCAAAATTTTATTGTAATGCATGGGAAGAAATATTTTTAACTTGtttgaaaactatttttttctttggagaaaAGAACACTCCCTGGTTACGTGGTTATTTGTTTAAAAACAACTTTATCTTTGAAGAAAAGAACGCTCCCTGTTCACGTGGTTCCTGAGTTAGTGCAAGGGCCAATGAATGGTTGCATATGGGCATCGATAGGGGTGGGCTTTTAGGGTATTACAGGGGTGGAGGTATCATTTCGCTACCCTGTGCTACTAATAAGAAGCATtcgttttccctttttctttataATACAATGATCGTTGTTAACAGGAAGAAAATATAAATGCAAAAGATTACATAATGGACAAATTACTCTCATTACAGTAATCTTGGCCTCAAACACGCCTACTCCAAACGctttttctctttccaaaaaatcaaactccctcttctctttcttcgcTAATAATTtaaatgttgttttatggttgtccttgttggcaactcggccacgtggcggtgatgacgtggccagtttgggtgacgtggatgaaaatgatgacatggcagtatccagtgtcaccgatgagataacagagcagcttggtatgcatggagtggtttaatacatcattaataggtggtgcgggtttctgggtcaaaactggcaaaattggcctatttacgatcgagggcattttcggcaatgaaaatgacattttttgaagatcggttcttcatgaaaaagatagattgtaattttcctagtccagtgcatttgatttcgtcacattctgataccgtatgaagaagttacggcatttatggcagtcgagggcagtttcagcattgaagatgattttttttaaaggaagtgttctacatgtaacaatacgacaaaaatacaatctttccaacggttctgatttcatcgcattccgattgcgtatgagaaagatacgtcattggaaatgtgtaggggcattttggtctttttacatggatgattcagatgattgagtcttctgaaaagtcgtagagcatccagttacgattccaacgcacttcgtttcatatcgatcggatatcgtatgaaaaagttataaccgtttccgtaaagtcggttcgaaaatccaaaccgaaaatccatcagttgctctcggtgttgggtgggtttttcggaatttatttttgaaattcgaagggcttttgtgtaatttaaagattttgaaggtctgagttgcaaggggtctttaagcactgaaacatatggaggcaggggcttgattgtaataaagaggagtcaagggaagtgaaatggacggccaagattcgaccacgtatgtcttgatgcccatccaaaggctgctgagattttggtgtgatatggacgagatagatgcttatccgaggcttctcattggtggagtgtattatatATAATGGTTTGGTGCTTCACTTGATCATATTTGCTATAGTGTTACGCATGTGCAAAAAGGGCTACAGATAGATGTCATTTAAtttgatctcatgagatctagaTTAAACTAGATCTAAAGATCTTGATCCAACGGCTGTAATCTATTTCAGCCATCATGAGAGATAGCCAACAACCACCCTTATTTTGTGCTGACGTACCCAATGGTGCGTCGACAACGTATCTAACGATGTCAGCGCTTGCATCACACTGACATCATCGTTGACTCGATTATTCTAATCTTACGGTCAAGATTTATTAGCCGTTTGAATAATTTAACGGCTGAGATTAAAAGTGGATTTGGATTAATCCGATGGCCCAGATTTCGCCCCTATTCCGTGCGCCGCCGGCGTAGCCTACGCAACCtcagaagattccattttgagtgttctggttggtccaacttcaaatggccatatgtccctcatcttaactccgatttgagtgattcaagtgggagattcttcatctctccgagctctacacaccagagggaagaaatcaagcAGAGGGGTTACTGAGGTGGtcagaaaaatgagttgaagctcgtggaaggctaaaggtttgaatgaaagacttccatcctcttgcacttcatccataacccccattagaggcttaggaagctgctggaaaccaaggtagcaagctctattggttgttgccaagagaagaaaaagaaaatagaagagaagagaagaagagggaaatagagaagaagttcttccctctctttgtgtgtgtgtgaatgtgaatatgaatgccattgttgctccatgaaagtaaagacaaggagaaaagaaagaagaagaacctagaatttggttcttgtgagttgcttcaagaaacccaagtgccaaccggggttgaagcattggcggcaccgagacaacgtggttgtggtccgcatcaagtggagattgacattattgcatctccgacggttactccttgccaaggtaacctcaattttgccaaatttccattattataaatcattgtaggcaagatgtttgataaaatgcctaagtgatagttgtagtctatttggggaaatttgcatgtatgagtgcttcactatagggcattgttataagcccaatttaattgtattatttattgtgtgcttagtgggtgctaagcaccgggagtgggtgctcccgtgtagtgggtgctacacagtgtatcggcactacgagtgccatctcagcttcggcttgagaaaattaggtgtgggtgctcccgactgtgggtgcagtcaaaagtagtgtattgagtaggtacgaagcctttacatgcactactccggggatgtaggcaaattgccgaacctcgtaaaaaccctgtgttgtgggtgcttgttgtttgcatttgatattgaagtgcgtggaatgtggaatggatgtgcatacttggaagtgcctatgagaggctgagtgtgcatacgactgtgtgcaaacagggacaggtatatcaggttcttcttggccagacatcggacaggtttttaggtatcagaattgaactcactgattcaccccccctctcagtgactaccgggttacaacaattggtatcagagccgatactcagtgatagtttgatcaacaactgagtgatccagaggcagcggcagtgacagtatggcaagtgaaggttattcaggacatgcaccaaagtttgatggatctgattttatcttgtggaagaggagaatgcagtcgtacctaggttcactaggttatgatgtttgggtatcAGTTCTGAATGGATACACAGAGCCTGAAGGAGGTCCGGTTGACAGTGAAGCtaaaaaggcttattgttacaatcagaaggctgtgaatgcaatattctcagcattggataaaagtgtgatggctaaggtaatggattgtgactcagccaaggatatctggggaagactgaagaacatttatgaaggagatgaaaagataaggaaagcaaagcttcagaccttcagaggccagtttgaaagtctactaatgcaagaaggagaaaatattgacacctatatgaccagggtaaatgaagtggtcaactccattaggggtctgggagccaatctagaagattcagttgtttgtcaaaaaatcctgagatctttgttgcccaagtatgactccaaggtgtcagctattgaagaggcaaaggacctagacactatcactcttgatcaagtgcatggcactttcacagctcttgaaatgagatggaaaaagggcaagtccactgacaaacaagctgctttcaaggcaatgaaaaacttgaaaattaatgagaagaagaagaagcagtctgtggaggatactgatgagagtgaagatgaggttacagctcatttcaccagaaagttgaaaaggggaacaggaaaatataaagacaagttgcctttcaaatgcttcaactgtggaagggttggacattttgcagccaagtgtcctaaccaaggaaaaatagaaagtgatgaagatgaaagtgaaaagaaaattcatttcaagggaaagaagaaattcttctcaaacagatacaagaaaggcaaggacaagaagaaaagtttggtttctaagaaatgcagtgacacatctgatgaagagtctgaagaatcatctaatgatgaagataatgaggctatgttcatggcctcaatagatatggaagaaaacaaagaagattcttctaataaggaagattttacagaagaagaagaggaagaggaagatgaaaaatcacatctagaggctgaactcacatttgcccttagagagcttaaaagagaaaggaagaaagtgaaaaaggtcactcaagaccttaaggggcaagaacaattagttcttgagttgagagatcaagccaataagtcaaggaagaccttagatgatcttgagtatcaactctcacagaagaccattgactgcaacactcttgagttagagaaagtggctttgaaagcacaactagaggagcaatatgagattcttgcacaatttgatggttatgcagatgagctagccttattaaaggctaaggttgaagaatatgggagaactgagattgaaagagaagacataaaaaatgaagatgttgaagatgactctactccaaaagagcatcctagcagtaagaagctcaatgacattatcaatgctcaaagatcgactcacatcaaatttggacttggatttgttggggagtcttccaaaaataccaaggcaaatggtaagggaacagtacataatcctatcaaagtcaatgataggaatgctcaaagaggaaaggcacatgttactactgttggcaatgtcaagagagcagtacaaaaggataaagtgcagactggtccaactagaagaggaaatccatctatattccataagactaaccatgctagacaaccacagttggcaaggccaagcaggagagcagagagctatggatacagtcaaggtcctcaacagaggcctagagcatttgacaacttcagagctccttacagatggcagatggaacctgtgatgcagaggcacacctttcaaggttattgttacaaatgcaacacttttggacacaagatctcagattgcaagttcaacattggtccaaggagttatgtggacagaaatccttttgcaccccttatggaggaaacagttgaatgttacagatgcaacaaccttggacatattgcaaggaattgtagaactgtgtttcccccacaaagacaggaAAACAGAAttaagcagagagttttcagaaacacagaagatgatgagatggagagacaattctcaagacagaagaaagcaaataaatctaaatctgtcaagaaagtttgggttaagagagatagagtagaagatgaagaagatgcagcaacatttgttattcatagagcttttaaggctcaaggagactctaatccatggattcttgatagtggttgctcaagccacatgacaggagataaggaaaggtttgaacaattacatgactttgaaggtggatccgtgaagtttggcaacaacaatggtgccagaattacaggaaaggggtccataagtttgaaccatgggaaggtgaaatcccttgatgtcttgtatgttgaaggactcaaacacaatcttctcagcatcagtaaaatttgtgacaaagggcatgaagtaacttttACTAGTAaggggtgtgagataagaagatcaagcagtggaaaggttgtagctactggacagagaacttcagggaatttgtacaccttgacagagttagagaaagattcttgcatggttagcatagatgaggagacatggttgtggcacagaaggcttgggcatattggtttcaagaaccttgctaagatttcttcaaagaaggcagtgagagatgttcctgagttgaagaagctctccaatcctatatgtgcatcttgtcaaaagggaaagcaaaccagaatctcctacaagtctaaggagtattattccagttctccattgcagttgattcacatagacctatgtggtcctatgaggacacctagcacctcaggagagagatacatcatgttgtttgttgatgatcattcaagaatggtgtgggtgatgttcttgaaacataagtcagaggctttagaaagagttaagatctttaagaagcaagttgagaatcagacagggaagaagataaagtgtctgagatctgacagaggaggtgagtacagttgggatgattttgaagaatactgctatgagcatggtatcagaaaacaaacttcagctccaagaacaccccaacagaatggtgttgcagagagaaagaatagaacagtgcaagacatggctagaacaatgttggcagagaatgacatgggtaaaaagttctggaaggaggcagttctaactgcagtgtacatccataacagatgtatgttgagacctcatgaaagcaagactccatatgaaatctggtttggaagaagggctacagcaagacacttcaaggtctttggtagcaagtgttatatcaagaacacaacccaagatttgggtaagtttgatgatagagctgatgaaggtatatttttaggttattctacttcaagtaaggcctatagatgctataaaacagacttggaaaaattgtagagagtgctgatgtcacagttgatgaaaaaagggatattccttcaggctcaagaaatgaacttctagaatttgaagatcttgatgatgagaatgatctggttgatagtagactcaaaagcaaagatgaggttgatgttgaacaggatgaggtagattcagatgagcagaggagacacaacagagttgatcaacagaaaacagatgagttaatcattggtgaccccactgtaggtgttcagactagaagaatgaagaccaatacatactctcttctttcgaagattgaaccaaaaactgttgatgaggcaagcaatgatgagagttggatgaaggccaagaatgaagaacttgatcagatagagaggaatcacacttgggatctagtccctaggccagttgacaagaatgtgattggtactaaatggattttcagaaataaactcaatgaagatggtcaagtggtgaggaacaaagcaagacttgtatgcaaaggatatgctcaagtggaaggcattgattttgaggaaacttttgctccagtggcaagacttgaggctatcagaatgttcttggccttgtcagtgtacaaggggttcaaggtctatcaaatggatgtcaaatcagcttttctaaatggaaacttggaagaggaggtttacatagagcagcctgatgggtttcagctgagcgaggaccccactcttgtgtgcagattaaagaaggcattgtatggtttgaaacaagctccaagggcatggtactccagattggactcttacttgtgcaagttgggttcaagaaaggcttagtggacagtaatctctacatcagaactgaagaaagcagtcagcttgtggtggttgtgtatgtagatgatatcatctttgggggtcacaaagatgagttgtgcaaagattttgcaatgaggatgcaagatgagtttgaaatgtccatgttgggtgaactgtcattcttcttgggtttgcagatcaatcaaaagaaagaaggtatcttcatatctcagtccaaatatgtgagggagatgttaaagagattcaccatggaggattgcaagccagtNTATCCAGTCGAGGCAACACTTATCTGATGAGCAGTGTTGAAGCAGATATGAGgtcagttgagtaattgagatttcaactcataggatagggaagatgcgtatgggcactcctatgtaGTTTGAACTCTCACATCT includes the following:
- the LOC122073694 gene encoding COX assembly mitochondrial protein 2 homolog, with translation MHPPLTLHRHPMCAEIIELFQKCHVDHPVGKFFGECTDLKIKLDRCFREEKALKRKENFEQSKKLKERLQAHRRQTAE